In one window of Corynebacterium mycetoides DNA:
- a CDS encoding helix-turn-helix transcriptional regulator, with protein MATDSAVIERLTNLTFALLGTERPRDYEWVLARVAGYESYRGEEPKLKAAFHRQLSRDVRTIRRAGVPARMENGLVWVDKDAYVLPPIDFTDEEATVLGLAGDLGRDHSLGAFARSGWTKLAASGATRSFDSPALASVDNDVMRLDAETVKNVTACTRGKKRMVFDYSPAPAAPVQRREMDPWGIVALDNRAYVVGWDTERDAERAFRAMRVSNVRQAQARGGAFHEPTRPLAEVVHDVLRGPVTDARIRVAPDAAPELEDAATRNGDALEFAGVERDWLVRTVASYAPAVTGIEPEEVRRDVVTLLAHAAGGGR; from the coding sequence ATGGCGACGGATAGCGCGGTGATTGAGCGCCTGACCAACCTCACCTTCGCGCTGCTGGGCACCGAGCGCCCCCGCGACTACGAGTGGGTGCTGGCGCGCGTCGCGGGCTACGAGTCCTACCGGGGCGAGGAGCCGAAGCTTAAGGCGGCGTTCCACCGCCAGCTCAGCCGCGACGTGCGCACGATCCGCCGCGCGGGCGTGCCCGCGCGGATGGAAAACGGCCTGGTGTGGGTGGACAAGGACGCCTACGTCCTGCCGCCGATCGACTTCACCGACGAGGAGGCCACAGTGCTCGGGCTCGCAGGGGACCTGGGGCGCGACCACAGCCTCGGCGCCTTCGCCCGCTCCGGCTGGACCAAGCTCGCGGCGTCCGGGGCGACCCGTTCCTTCGACAGCCCCGCCCTGGCCAGCGTGGACAACGACGTCATGCGGCTCGACGCCGAGACCGTCAAAAACGTTACCGCCTGCACCCGCGGCAAAAAGCGCATGGTGTTCGACTATTCCCCCGCCCCGGCGGCACCCGTGCAGCGCCGGGAGATGGACCCGTGGGGGATTGTCGCCCTGGACAACCGCGCCTACGTGGTCGGCTGGGACACCGAGCGCGACGCCGAGCGCGCGTTCCGGGCGATGCGGGTGAGCAACGTGCGCCAGGCGCAGGCCCGCGGCGGCGCGTTTCACGAACCGACGCGCCCGCTCGCCGAGGTGGTCCACGACGTACTGCGCGGGCCCGTCACCGACGCCCGGATCCGCGTCGCGCCCGACGCCGCCCCGGAGCTCGAGGACGCGGCCACCCGGAACGGGGACGCGCTCGAGTTCGCGGGTGTCGAGCGCGACTGGCTCGTGCGCACCGTGGCCAGCTACGCGCCGGCCGTGACGGGGATTGAGCCGGAGGAGGTGCGGCGCGACGTCGTCACGCTGCTTGCCCACGCCGCGGGAGGTGGACGGTGA
- the pdxR gene encoding MocR-like pyridoxine biosynthesis transcription factor PdxR, translating to MFAVDRSLPTSLPAQIVSGMRGLVAAGELTGGDRVPSTRELARQLGVSRGSVVTAYDQLLSEGVLLSAQGAPTVVHPDLPRVSPPPPPVAAAPHPAAHRALSLRPSSGHPGTIPPAAWRSAWREAAAMPAQPADKSGQAALRRAIAGHLRLARGLAVSADNVLVTGGSREGLLLILMSLGRDLRIGVEDPGHPGLRSVIPLAGHTPVTCETDELGIDVASLPGDLDAVLVTPSHLYPLGASMPASRRLALLEWAATNGVTVIEDDFNSELRHRVSPLPTLGMLASEASVITLGTFSTLLSTQLNAGYVVADAVIAQALRATRQTLGMPVSPVTQHAIAHLLEGGFVRRNTRVVHKKLTDRMDRLRDAVVPALEASGALITLGQDCLGADIVAAFPTSDAQEQFVGLLARREIEVGRAGPDLLLSFGHLSDDDFGRAVRILTGLTPTRPR from the coding sequence ATGTTCGCCGTCGACCGCTCGCTGCCCACCTCGCTCCCCGCCCAGATTGTCTCCGGCATGCGCGGGCTCGTCGCCGCAGGCGAGCTCACCGGTGGCGACCGCGTGCCCTCGACGCGCGAGCTCGCCCGCCAGCTGGGTGTTTCCCGGGGCAGCGTCGTCACCGCCTACGACCAGCTCCTTTCCGAGGGCGTGCTCTTGTCCGCCCAGGGTGCACCTACCGTCGTGCACCCTGACCTGCCCCGCGTGTCGCCCCCGCCTCCGCCCGTCGCGGCCGCGCCCCATCCCGCGGCCCACCGAGCCCTCTCCCTGCGGCCTTCGTCCGGCCACCCCGGCACCATCCCGCCCGCCGCGTGGCGAAGCGCGTGGCGGGAAGCCGCGGCCATGCCCGCCCAGCCGGCCGACAAGTCGGGGCAGGCCGCGCTGCGCCGCGCCATCGCCGGACATTTGCGCCTGGCCCGCGGCCTGGCGGTCAGCGCCGACAACGTTCTGGTTACGGGCGGTTCCCGCGAGGGGTTGCTCCTGATTCTCATGTCCCTCGGGCGCGACCTGCGGATCGGCGTGGAGGACCCAGGGCACCCGGGACTGCGCAGTGTCATCCCGCTGGCCGGGCACACCCCGGTCACCTGCGAAACCGACGAGCTCGGTATTGACGTCGCGTCTCTGCCGGGGGACCTGGATGCCGTGCTGGTCACTCCGTCCCACCTGTACCCTCTCGGCGCGTCCATGCCGGCGAGTCGCCGCCTCGCCCTGCTTGAGTGGGCGGCGACGAACGGAGTCACCGTCATTGAGGACGACTTCAACAGCGAACTACGCCACCGCGTTTCCCCTCTCCCGACCCTGGGAATGCTCGCGTCGGAGGCGAGTGTGATCACCCTGGGCACGTTCTCAACGTTGCTGAGCACGCAGCTCAACGCCGGCTATGTCGTCGCGGACGCCGTGATAGCGCAGGCCCTCCGGGCGACGCGACAGACGCTCGGCATGCCGGTCTCCCCTGTCACTCAGCACGCTATCGCCCATCTGCTCGAGGGTGGTTTCGTTCGCCGCAACACCAGGGTCGTGCACAAGAAACTCACCGACCGCATGGATCGGCTTCGCGACGCCGTCGTCCCGGCGCTCGAGGCATCGGGGGCCCTGATCACCCTGGGCCAGGACTGCCTCGGGGCAGACATCGTGGCTGCGTTTCCGACGTCGGATGCGCAGGAGCAATTCGTCGGCCTTCTCGCTCGCCGGGAAATCGAAGTTGGGCGGGCAGGGCCTGACCTGCTGCTCAGTTTCGGCCACCTCAGTGACGACGATTTCGGCCGTGCCGTACGAATTCTCACCGGCCTCACGCCCACTCGGCCTCGTTGA
- the arc gene encoding proteasome ATPase, with the protein MAGHGIEDDAFGPEIRELKRENQAMGARNKQLAELLKASRDKLNDLYAQLEALEEPANPYGVYLSGSRKGMEAEIFTSGRRMRVKVSPNVAPGSLVPGTLVRLGDGTIIVEACGFDTSGQLGTMVERIGTDRAVVADQQGAESLVHLAQPLLSTARSGDTLLYDPRVGFAYERVPKTEVNQLSLEEVPDVTYDDIGGLASQIETIQDSVELPFAHPELYRAYDLAPPKGLLLYGPPGCGKTLIAKAVANSLSSRIGDGGSAHFINVKGPELLNKFVGETERRIRLIFERARELASDGRPVIVFFDEMESIFRTRGSGVSSDMETTVVPQLLTEIDGVEGIANVIVIGATNREELIDPAILRPGRLDIKIRVSRPNRDEAKDIFARHLTERVPHAEPIASLIDAAVDALFAPRPFVRLELVDGSTEVLHYSDFISGAMIANIVDRAKKLAIKDHISEASTSGVSAEHLRAAVRAEQDENEDLPNTANPDEWARITGRQGRRVISAEVLG; encoded by the coding sequence ATGGCTGGACACGGAATAGAGGATGACGCCTTCGGGCCCGAGATCCGCGAGCTGAAGCGCGAAAACCAGGCGATGGGCGCGCGCAACAAGCAGCTCGCCGAGCTGCTCAAAGCGTCGCGGGACAAGCTCAACGACCTCTACGCCCAGCTTGAGGCATTGGAGGAGCCCGCCAACCCCTACGGCGTCTACCTCTCCGGTTCCCGCAAGGGGATGGAGGCCGAGATATTCACCTCGGGCCGCCGCATGCGCGTGAAGGTCTCGCCGAACGTGGCTCCCGGCTCACTCGTCCCCGGCACCCTCGTGCGCCTCGGCGACGGGACGATCATTGTGGAGGCCTGCGGTTTCGACACTTCCGGCCAGCTGGGCACGATGGTGGAGCGCATCGGCACTGACCGCGCCGTCGTCGCGGACCAGCAGGGCGCCGAATCACTCGTGCACTTGGCCCAGCCACTGCTGTCCACCGCTCGCTCCGGCGACACGCTCCTCTACGATCCCCGCGTCGGCTTCGCCTACGAGCGCGTACCCAAAACCGAGGTCAACCAGCTCTCCCTCGAGGAGGTCCCCGACGTCACCTACGACGACATCGGCGGGCTCGCGTCGCAGATCGAGACAATCCAGGACTCCGTCGAGCTGCCGTTCGCCCACCCGGAGCTCTACCGCGCGTACGACCTCGCCCCGCCGAAGGGCCTGCTTCTCTACGGGCCTCCCGGATGCGGGAAGACCCTCATTGCGAAGGCCGTGGCCAATTCTCTCTCCAGCCGCATCGGCGACGGCGGGTCCGCCCACTTCATCAACGTCAAGGGCCCCGAGCTGCTGAACAAGTTCGTGGGCGAGACAGAGCGCCGCATCCGCCTGATCTTCGAGCGTGCCCGCGAGCTCGCCTCCGACGGCCGTCCCGTCATCGTGTTCTTCGACGAGATGGAATCGATCTTCCGCACCCGCGGCTCGGGGGTGTCCTCCGACATGGAAACGACGGTCGTGCCGCAGCTGCTCACCGAAATCGACGGCGTCGAGGGGATTGCCAACGTCATTGTCATCGGCGCCACCAACCGCGAGGAGCTCATCGACCCCGCGATCCTGCGCCCGGGCCGCCTCGACATCAAAATCCGGGTCTCGCGACCCAACCGCGACGAGGCCAAAGACATCTTCGCCCGTCACCTCACCGAACGGGTCCCGCACGCCGAGCCGATCGCGTCGCTTATCGACGCCGCCGTGGACGCCCTCTTCGCCCCCCGCCCCTTCGTCCGCCTCGAGCTTGTCGACGGCTCCACCGAGGTGCTCCACTACTCCGATTTCATCTCCGGCGCCATGATCGCCAACATCGTCGACAGAGCAAAGAAGTTGGCTATCAAGGACCACATCTCGGAGGCGTCGACAAGCGGCGTGAGCGCCGAGCACCTGCGCGCAGCCGTGCGCGCAGAGCAGGACGAGAACGAGGACCTGCCAAACACAGCGAACCCCGACGAGTGGGCGCGCATCACCGGGCGCCAGGGCCGCCGCGTGATCTCCGCCGAAGTGCTCGGCTGA
- the pdxT gene encoding pyridoxal 5'-phosphate synthase glutaminase subunit PdxT produces the protein MVTVGVLALQGGVREHERMLEALGARTVLLRRAGQLDGIDGVVIPGGESSTIDRLLRTFGLFEPLRAALTQGLPVLGTCAGLITLATEIEDRAPGQRSLGVIDMRVRRNAFGRQVNSAVERIDTAFGPVEAAYIRAPEVVAVGDGVDVVAKKGERVVGVETPSALAVSFHPELTGDTTIHAHFLGKLTR, from the coding sequence ATGGTGACGGTAGGCGTCCTCGCGCTGCAGGGCGGAGTGCGCGAGCACGAACGGATGCTGGAGGCGCTCGGGGCGCGCACGGTCCTACTGCGCCGCGCCGGCCAGCTCGACGGGATCGATGGGGTGGTAATCCCCGGAGGGGAATCGTCGACCATCGACAGGCTCCTGCGTACCTTCGGCCTGTTCGAGCCCCTGCGGGCAGCACTCACACAGGGCCTGCCTGTGCTGGGCACCTGCGCGGGACTGATCACGCTGGCAACGGAGATCGAGGACCGCGCTCCCGGCCAGCGCAGCCTCGGGGTGATCGACATGCGGGTGCGGCGAAACGCCTTCGGCCGGCAGGTCAACAGCGCCGTCGAGCGCATCGACACCGCCTTCGGCCCGGTCGAGGCCGCCTACATCCGCGCCCCGGAGGTGGTGGCGGTGGGCGACGGCGTCGACGTCGTCGCGAAGAAAGGGGAGCGTGTCGTGGGCGTCGAAACGCCGTCGGCGCTCGCGGTGAGCTTCCACCCGGAGCTGACGGGGGACACGACCATCCACGCGCACTTCCTCGGGAAACTGACCCGGTAG
- a CDS encoding HNH endonuclease, with protein MRIEDERLGNRNALHADIARFIEEGFGTFTRKKAEVLMAIALFDSLNLAARFGSSSTAMWMIRSLSLPNSSAHEYVKVARTLDTFSRLADAFLEGRLNYSKVRLLLPHLTAATEEELVELAVGMTYHELELALLKFRSGDGPRGRKSYVRLKARDDGRIGLWADFNAAEGARVMAALKVGELAWHDVDWDELEGGDGALDEAKVDSEIDRRTRSSSGCSGFGLPLGEALLSAFMGIVNIALTQPRNPLRSPGAHVNIVMTTDGRAYLPNNPGAPSAAVENFLSNASYRVNRVDSEGLLLNTGRSFRLANESQVNALMLMWRGTCAMPGCTHTRFMEMHHIHEWADGGPTDLENLLPLCSACHSMVSDGFVKILKDSGDIHFVFPDGSRFVSRDRGLPVRNDNALTLHEFNEAEWA; from the coding sequence ATGAGGATCGAGGATGAAAGACTAGGTAACAGGAACGCATTGCACGCGGACATCGCTCGTTTTATCGAAGAGGGTTTCGGAACTTTCACACGCAAGAAGGCCGAAGTACTTATGGCGATCGCGCTGTTTGATTCGTTGAACCTGGCCGCACGTTTTGGCTCCAGCTCGACCGCAATGTGGATGATTCGCAGCCTGTCGCTGCCGAACTCCTCGGCGCACGAGTACGTCAAGGTGGCACGCACCCTTGACACCTTCTCTCGCCTGGCGGATGCGTTTCTGGAGGGCCGCCTCAACTACTCGAAGGTGCGCCTCCTTCTACCGCATCTGACCGCCGCCACAGAGGAAGAGCTCGTTGAGTTGGCGGTCGGCATGACCTATCACGAACTTGAGCTCGCGTTACTTAAGTTCCGCAGCGGCGATGGGCCGAGAGGGCGGAAGTCTTACGTGCGCTTGAAAGCACGTGACGACGGACGCATCGGGTTATGGGCGGATTTCAATGCCGCAGAAGGCGCCCGGGTGATGGCGGCGCTGAAGGTCGGGGAGCTGGCATGGCACGACGTCGATTGGGACGAATTGGAAGGGGGTGACGGCGCGCTGGACGAGGCGAAGGTCGACAGTGAAATCGACAGGCGCACGAGAAGCAGTTCAGGGTGCTCCGGTTTCGGGTTGCCACTGGGAGAAGCCCTGCTCAGCGCCTTTATGGGAATAGTAAACATCGCGCTGACTCAGCCTAGAAATCCGCTGCGCTCACCGGGCGCGCACGTCAATATCGTGATGACAACGGATGGCCGCGCTTATCTGCCAAACAACCCCGGCGCGCCGTCCGCGGCCGTGGAGAATTTCCTAAGCAACGCCTCCTACCGGGTCAACAGGGTGGACTCGGAAGGACTGTTACTCAATACAGGCCGATCTTTCCGCCTGGCCAACGAATCGCAGGTAAACGCGTTGATGCTGATGTGGCGCGGTACGTGCGCGATGCCGGGATGCACGCACACGCGGTTCATGGAAATGCACCATATTCATGAGTGGGCCGATGGAGGGCCGACCGATCTCGAAAACTTGCTGCCACTTTGTTCCGCATGCCACAGTATGGTCAGCGACGGGTTCGTGAAGATCCTGAAGGACTCCGGAGACATTCACTTCGTCTTCCCGGACGGGTCCCGCTTCGTCAGCCGCGACCGGGGCCTCCCGGTTCGGAACGACAACGCGCTGACCCTGCACGAGTTCAACGAGGCCGAGTGGGCGTGA
- the pdxS gene encoding pyridoxal 5'-phosphate synthase lyase subunit PdxS, which yields MERMTETNAPDATVKSGLAQMLKGGVIMDVVTPEQARIAEDAGAVAVMALERVPADIRAQGGVARMSDPDLIEAITEAVDIPVMAKARIGHVVEARILEHLGVDYIDESEVLSPADYVNHIDKRPFTVPFVCGATNLGEALRRITEGAAMIRSKGEAGTGDVSEATKHIRTITSEIARLQALWNSNRDELYVAAKELQAPYELVAQVAERGELPVVLFTAGGVATPADAALMMQLGADGVFVGSGIFKSGDPAARAAAIVKATAAWDDIEAVTEASRGLGEAMVGINVADLPAPHRLAERGW from the coding sequence ATGGAACGCATGACTGAAACGAACGCACCCGACGCAACAGTGAAATCCGGACTCGCCCAGATGCTCAAGGGCGGGGTGATCATGGACGTCGTGACCCCGGAGCAGGCACGCATCGCCGAGGACGCGGGCGCCGTCGCCGTCATGGCGCTGGAAAGGGTGCCGGCGGACATCCGGGCCCAGGGCGGCGTGGCGCGCATGTCCGACCCGGATCTGATCGAAGCCATCACCGAGGCAGTCGATATCCCCGTCATGGCCAAGGCCCGCATCGGACACGTGGTGGAGGCGCGCATCCTGGAGCACCTCGGGGTGGACTACATCGACGAGTCCGAGGTCTTAAGCCCCGCCGACTACGTCAACCACATTGACAAGCGGCCGTTCACCGTCCCGTTCGTGTGCGGGGCGACGAACCTGGGCGAGGCGTTGCGGCGCATCACCGAGGGCGCGGCCATGATCCGCTCGAAAGGGGAGGCCGGTACCGGGGACGTCTCCGAGGCGACCAAGCACATCCGCACCATCACGTCCGAGATCGCCAGGCTGCAAGCGCTGTGGAACTCCAACCGCGACGAACTCTACGTCGCCGCGAAGGAGCTGCAGGCGCCCTACGAGCTCGTGGCACAGGTGGCGGAGCGAGGGGAGCTACCCGTCGTGCTTTTCACGGCGGGAGGCGTTGCCACCCCCGCCGACGCCGCGCTCATGATGCAGCTCGGGGCGGACGGCGTGTTCGTTGGCTCGGGAATCTTCAAGTCCGGCGACCCGGCGGCGCGCGCGGCGGCGATCGTGAAGGCAACGGCGGCGTGGGACGACATCGAAGCCGTCACGGAGGCATCCCGCGGGCTGGGGGAGGCGATGGTGGGCATCAACGTCGCTGACCTGCCCGCTCCGCACCGGCTCGCCGAGCGCGGATGGTGA
- the dop gene encoding depupylase/deamidase Dop translates to MARFMGTETEYGITSPDDPTLSPIVTSTHAVVAYAAVHTGARARWDYEDEHPLKDARGFDLRRYRTVPVVDANALGVANVVTSNGARFYVDHAHPEYSSPEVSNAFDAMLYDAAGDVVLNQAAANIAELYRQGVSVLKDKEPCPPLKFYKNNVDGKGASYGSHENYQYSRHTDFTRLSQALIPFFVTRQVLIGAGRVGIGQDGEREGFQISQRADYFEQRVSLETTLNRGIVNTRDEPHADETRFRRLHVIVGDANMSQYSTFLKLGMTSLVLDAIEDDVDFSDLEIADPVAEIKAVSHDPTCTHELQLVSGRSATAIEILRAYRERVRGQGSVDKQVLELWGELLDDLEPDPLTTADRLDWTAKWALIRACQKRGVDIADPKLKAVDLQYADIDPSSSLHHALVRSGRMRTLVDADAIRVAAETPPEDTRAYFRGAVSTTFGEKVLASNWQAVLLDTRTGPRKIRIDDVDAFTRADVGEIMRRARDVDELIDMLERRKG, encoded by the coding sequence ATGGCGCGTTTTATGGGTACCGAAACCGAATACGGCATCACCTCCCCGGACGATCCGACGCTGAGCCCGATCGTCACCTCCACCCACGCGGTGGTCGCCTACGCGGCGGTGCACACCGGCGCTAGGGCTCGCTGGGACTACGAGGACGAGCACCCGCTGAAGGATGCCCGCGGGTTCGACCTGCGCCGCTACCGCACCGTCCCCGTCGTCGACGCGAACGCGCTGGGCGTGGCCAACGTGGTCACCTCCAACGGCGCGCGCTTCTACGTCGACCACGCTCACCCCGAGTACTCCTCGCCGGAGGTCTCCAACGCCTTCGACGCCATGCTTTACGACGCCGCCGGCGACGTCGTCCTCAACCAGGCCGCCGCCAACATCGCGGAGCTGTACCGGCAGGGCGTGAGCGTGCTCAAGGACAAGGAGCCGTGCCCGCCGCTGAAGTTCTACAAGAACAACGTCGACGGCAAGGGGGCCTCCTACGGCAGCCACGAGAACTACCAGTACTCCCGGCACACGGATTTCACCCGTCTGTCGCAGGCGCTGATCCCGTTCTTCGTCACCCGCCAAGTCCTCATCGGCGCCGGCCGCGTCGGCATCGGCCAGGACGGAGAGCGCGAAGGGTTCCAGATCTCCCAGCGCGCCGACTACTTCGAGCAGAGGGTCAGCCTGGAGACGACGCTCAACCGCGGCATCGTCAACACCCGCGACGAGCCTCACGCCGACGAGACGCGCTTCCGGCGCCTCCACGTCATCGTGGGCGACGCCAACATGAGCCAGTACTCTACCTTCCTCAAACTCGGCATGACCTCTCTCGTCCTCGACGCCATCGAGGACGACGTCGACTTCTCCGATCTGGAGATTGCGGACCCGGTCGCGGAGATCAAGGCGGTCTCGCACGACCCGACCTGCACCCATGAACTCCAGCTCGTGAGCGGACGCAGTGCCACGGCCATCGAGATCCTGCGTGCCTACCGGGAGAGGGTGCGTGGACAGGGGAGCGTCGATAAGCAGGTGCTCGAGCTGTGGGGCGAGCTTCTCGACGACCTCGAGCCCGACCCCCTCACAACAGCGGACCGGCTCGATTGGACCGCGAAGTGGGCGCTGATCCGCGCGTGCCAGAAACGCGGGGTGGACATCGCGGACCCGAAACTCAAGGCAGTTGACCTGCAGTACGCGGATATCGATCCCTCCTCGTCCCTGCACCACGCCCTCGTGCGCTCGGGCAGGATGCGCACGCTTGTCGACGCCGACGCCATCCGGGTCGCCGCCGAGACGCCACCGGAGGACACCCGCGCCTACTTCCGCGGGGCCGTGAGCACAACCTTCGGCGAGAAGGTCCTGGCCTCCAACTGGCAGGCCGTGCTGCTGGACACGCGCACCGGCCCCCGCAAGATCCGCATTGACGACGTCGACGCGTTCACCCGCGCTGACGTCGGCGAGATCATGCGGCGCGCCCGCGACGTCGACGAGCTCATCGACATGTTGGAGAGGCGTAAGGGCTAA
- a CDS encoding tRNA (adenine-N1)-methyltransferase, with protein sequence MYSGPFQAGDKVQLTDAKRRHFTVELTPGGQFHTHKGIVAHDDIIGADEGSVVKSSLGSDFLCFRHLLVDHVLSMPRGAAVIYPKDAAQILVEGDIFMGARVLEAGAGSGALSMSLLRAVGPEGTVFSYEIREDHFAFARDNVRDYFGTEPDWWQPRLGDFGEITRDDLGGPVDRIILDMVEPWLFVDTVKDLLIPGGVFMTYVATVPQLMNIMEAIRGAKCFTEPRAWETLLREWKVEGLATRPEHRMNAHTAFLVWTRRLADGVTPPRPQRKARR encoded by the coding sequence ATGTATTCGGGACCCTTCCAAGCCGGAGATAAAGTCCAGCTCACCGACGCGAAACGCCGCCATTTCACCGTCGAGCTCACCCCCGGCGGGCAGTTCCACACCCACAAGGGCATCGTCGCGCACGACGACATCATCGGCGCCGACGAGGGGAGCGTGGTCAAGAGCTCCCTGGGCTCCGACTTCCTGTGCTTCCGCCATCTGCTGGTCGACCACGTCTTGTCCATGCCGCGCGGCGCGGCGGTGATCTACCCGAAGGACGCCGCCCAGATCCTTGTCGAGGGCGACATTTTCATGGGCGCGCGCGTCTTGGAGGCCGGCGCCGGCTCCGGCGCGCTGTCGATGTCCCTACTCCGCGCGGTCGGGCCCGAGGGCACGGTGTTCTCCTACGAAATCCGCGAGGACCACTTCGCGTTCGCCCGCGACAACGTCCGCGACTATTTCGGCACAGAGCCCGACTGGTGGCAGCCTCGCCTGGGGGACTTCGGCGAGATCACCCGCGACGACCTCGGCGGGCCGGTGGACCGCATCATCTTGGACATGGTGGAGCCGTGGCTGTTCGTAGACACGGTCAAGGATCTGCTCATCCCGGGCGGGGTGTTCATGACGTACGTGGCCACCGTTCCGCAGCTGATGAACATCATGGAGGCGATCCGCGGGGCGAAGTGTTTCACGGAGCCGCGCGCGTGGGAAACGCTTCTGCGCGAGTGGAAGGTCGAGGGCCTGGCCACCCGCCCGGAGCACCGCATGAACGCCCACACGGCCTTTTTGGTGTGGACGCGCAGGCTTGCCGACGGCGTCACGCCGCCGCGCCCCCAGCGCAAAGCCCGCCGGTAG
- a CDS encoding ubiquitin-like protein Pup: MAQQQIQGGNGDPHDPDEQVDGGQAQLNTTGTDDLLDEIDALLDSNTEEFVRSYVQKGGQ; the protein is encoded by the coding sequence ATGGCACAGCAGCAAATTCAAGGCGGCAACGGCGATCCGCACGACCCGGACGAGCAGGTCGACGGCGGCCAGGCCCAGCTGAACACCACCGGCACCGACGACCTCCTCGACGAGATCGACGCGCTGCTGGACAGCAACACCGAGGAGTTCGTGCGCTCCTACGTGCAAAAAGGCGGGCAGTAG
- the pafA gene encoding Pup--protein ligase, with translation MGVETEFGVTAFRDGSPVLSPEEVARYLFRPVVSAHRSSNIFLDNASRLYLDVGAHPEYATAECDSITQLLNSDKAGELIFDRLSRQAEAALAADGIGGEVYLFKNNVDSRGNSYGAHENYLISRELALKPFSLQLLPHMITRQLICGAGLIKKGRFLISQRADQVWEGVSSSTTRTRPIINTRDEPHGDSRRFRRMHVIVGDSSMAEPTFALKIGSTLLIIEMLEAGVDMPRFELDNPIEHIRPIAADPTGQTPLRLKDGGTVTALEVQAQLLDAARSWLTRRPDEGTSNEEMARVVDLWGRAVEAVETQDFSSVDREIDWVIKRKLLDQFRQRLGCGWDHPKLAHIDLAYHDIRRSRGLFYLLQSKGLVERWTTDDAIEAAATDAPTTTRAALRGAFLAAARATGASTNVDWVHLKVNHPEPRTVELTDPFAAGGEAGAQVDALIDYMRASARNVVSDTSGRMYGDG, from the coding sequence ATGGGGGTGGAGACCGAGTTCGGGGTCACCGCGTTCCGCGACGGCTCCCCGGTGCTCAGCCCCGAGGAGGTCGCCCGCTACCTGTTCCGGCCGGTCGTATCCGCGCACCGCAGCTCGAACATCTTTCTGGACAACGCCTCGCGGCTCTACCTCGATGTGGGTGCGCACCCCGAGTACGCCACCGCGGAGTGCGACTCCATCACCCAGCTGCTCAACAGCGACAAGGCGGGCGAGCTCATTTTCGACCGGCTCTCGCGCCAAGCCGAGGCCGCGCTGGCGGCCGACGGCATCGGCGGCGAGGTCTACTTGTTCAAGAACAACGTCGATTCGCGCGGGAACTCCTACGGCGCGCACGAGAACTACCTGATCAGCCGCGAGCTCGCCCTCAAACCCTTTTCGCTGCAGCTGCTGCCGCACATGATCACCAGGCAGCTGATCTGCGGGGCGGGGCTGATCAAGAAGGGGCGCTTCCTCATCTCCCAGCGCGCCGACCAGGTGTGGGAGGGCGTGTCCAGCTCCACGACGCGCACGCGGCCCATCATCAACACCCGCGACGAGCCCCACGGCGATTCCCGCCGCTTCCGGCGCATGCACGTCATCGTCGGCGACTCCTCCATGGCCGAGCCCACCTTCGCCCTCAAGATCGGCTCCACGCTGCTGATCATCGAGATGCTCGAGGCCGGTGTCGACATGCCGCGCTTCGAGCTGGACAACCCCATCGAGCACATCCGCCCCATCGCCGCCGACCCGACCGGGCAGACCCCACTGCGGCTCAAGGACGGCGGCACCGTCACCGCCCTCGAGGTCCAGGCCCAGCTTCTCGACGCCGCGCGCTCCTGGCTCACGCGGCGGCCCGACGAGGGAACGTCCAACGAGGAGATGGCGCGCGTGGTCGACTTGTGGGGGCGCGCGGTGGAGGCCGTCGAAACGCAGGACTTCAGCTCGGTGGACCGCGAGATCGACTGGGTGATCAAACGGAAGCTGCTGGACCAGTTCAGGCAGCGCCTCGGCTGCGGCTGGGACCACCCGAAGCTCGCGCACATCGACTTGGCCTACCACGACATCCGGCGCAGCCGCGGCCTGTTCTACCTCCTCCAGAGCAAGGGCCTAGTGGAGCGCTGGACCACCGACGACGCCATCGAGGCGGCCGCCACGGACGCGCCGACGACGACGCGCGCGGCGCTGCGGGGCGCGTTTTTGGCTGCGGCGCGCGCAACGGGGGCGTCGACGAACGTCGACTGGGTGCACCTCAAGGTCAACCACCCCGAGCCGCGCACGGTGGAGCTGACGGATCCCTTCGCCGCCGGGGGAGAGGCGGGTGCGCAGGTGGACGCGCTCATCGACTATATGCGCGCGTCCGCGCGTAATGTGGTCTCCGACACTAGTGGGAGGATGTATGGCGACGGATAG